The Candidatus Nitrosoglobus terrae genome segment TCTCTGTTTTATCAGTATGGAGATATTAATAGCAAGGGAAGGGTTTGGACTCCGGGTGTTACCGGAAATAAAGTGAGCGCAGTGGGGATTGGTGTTCAATTTCAGCTGCGTTAGCATGGCATGGTGATCGCATTTAAATTGATGGTATTTGCTCACTAGGGATAGGATATTGGCTGCTATTCAGTTAACGATTCTTATAATTTTTTATGATTGCTCTATTTAAAGCGCATCGCGCAGGTTTGTTCCATCGGCGGCATTGGTTGCCTAATATCATCTCAGGTGTTGTTGTAGGTATCGTAGCTCTACCACTTGCCATGGCTTTCGCAATTGCTTCAGGTGTTAAACCTGAACAGGGTTTATATACAGCTATTATTGCGGGTTTTCTGGTCTCGGCTTTTGGGGGCAGTTCATTGCAGATCGCAGGCCCAACGGGTGCTTTTATCGTTATTCTCTCTGAGATCACGGCTAAATACGGCATTAGTGGCTTGCAAATTGCTACCCTTATGGCAGGCATTATATTGTTACTATTGGGATTCGCTCGCTTAGGTGGGATTATTAAGTTTATTCCTGATCCAGTCATTGTCGGTTTTACTTCTGGAATTGGAGTCGTTATTTGGGTGGGACAATGGCAGGATTTTTTTGGGTTGCCTCAGATGACAATGGGAAAGTATTTCCATCAAAAATTATGGCAATTGTTACAGAACCTACCCCATTTGCACCTAACTACAACAGTACTTGCAGTATTATCGATATTGCTGGTTATTTTTACACCTAAGATCCCAGGTTTGCGGCGAGTACCCGGATTCCTACCCGCCTTAATAGTTGTAACTACGTTGCAAGCAATATTCAATTTTGAGGGAGTAGCCACAATTGGTAGCGTCTTTGGAGGTATCCCACAAGATCTACCCTCATTTCATATACCTGAGATTACAGCAGCACGTCTCATTGAGCTGATCGGGCCGGCTTTCACGATAGCGATGCTAGGAGCTATCGAATCGCTACTTTCGGCCGTAGTTGCTGATGGTATGGCTGGAACGCGCCATGACTCTAATCAAGAACTTATTGGCCAAG includes the following:
- a CDS encoding SulP family inorganic anion transporter — translated: MIALFKAHRAGLFHRRHWLPNIISGVVVGIVALPLAMAFAIASGVKPEQGLYTAIIAGFLVSAFGGSSLQIAGPTGAFIVILSEITAKYGISGLQIATLMAGIILLLLGFARLGGIIKFIPDPVIVGFTSGIGVVIWVGQWQDFFGLPQMTMGKYFHQKLWQLLQNLPHLHLTTTVLAVLSILLVIFTPKIPGLRRVPGFLPALIVVTTLQAIFNFEGVATIGSVFGGIPQDLPSFHIPEITAARLIELIGPAFTIAMLGAIESLLSAVVADGMAGTRHDSNQELIGQGIANIAAPLFGGFAATGAIARTATNIRNGGTSPLAGIVHALTLMLIVLFLAPLAVHIPLAVLAAILFIVAWNMSEAKRFIKIVKRAPPADVVILLITFGLTVFADLIVAVNVGVILATLHFLRRMAMSVDVREATEQELRREFAHNGLATVLPLGVLAYTVDGPFFFGAVENFERALANTHTEPQVLIIRLRWVPFIDITGLQSLEEVVGDLQKRQVRVMLTGANSRVEAKLEKAGIIELIGRHNIFKEFSEAIAVCQSLSNQENSQSNP